A part of Paenibacillus sp. 481 genomic DNA contains:
- a CDS encoding histidine phosphatase family protein: MKWKNNVRHRIRKRGTGMGWCCLGERRSLRVNRISKMPKIVRIVLMRHGTTQMNIERRYVSRTNAPLLPDSQAELRPLRGALASGRPLAYTSDLQRCRDTLAYVCPYSASRATVDVRLRELDFGQWEGRTYNDLQAEPRYRAWLDDRTAVAPPDGESWSAFSARTAAVWAAVLEAAHPEGRAVRRTTQHTARSNSNRSRRPSVRSCLHKNSRNSRATQFKPTADVLIVTHGGVVRELYTIAFPHTSYWDVPAPTGGGILIVAQMGRNKAWRFLRSVSLT; this comes from the coding sequence GTGAAGTGGAAAAATAATGTGCGACACCGTATCCGTAAACGTGGGACAGGTATGGGGTGGTGTTGCCTAGGTGAGCGTCGTTCGTTGCGAGTAAATCGCATCAGTAAAATGCCAAAGATCGTCCGCATCGTACTCATGCGGCACGGTACGACGCAAATGAATATAGAGCGGCGTTATGTGAGCCGCACAAATGCCCCGCTGCTGCCAGATTCGCAGGCTGAGTTGCGCCCCCTGCGCGGCGCCTTGGCAAGCGGGCGACCGCTCGCTTATACGAGCGACCTGCAGCGCTGCCGCGATACGCTGGCGTACGTATGTCCTTATAGCGCTTCGCGGGCTACCGTGGATGTCCGCTTGCGCGAATTGGACTTCGGCCAATGGGAAGGCCGGACGTACAATGACTTGCAAGCGGAGCCACGCTACCGCGCGTGGCTGGACGACCGCACCGCCGTCGCACCGCCGGACGGCGAGTCATGGAGCGCCTTCAGCGCACGTACCGCTGCTGTATGGGCAGCGGTGCTAGAGGCGGCGCATCCAGAGGGGCGCGCAGTAAGGCGCACAACGCAGCACACAGCACGCTCCAACTCGAATCGTAGTCGCCGGCCTTCTGTCCGCAGTTGTTTGCATAAGAATTCTCGCAACAGCCGCGCGACGCAGTTCAAGCCAACAGCGGATGTACTGATCGTCACACATGGTGGAGTTGTCCGCGAGTTGTATACGATCGCTTTTCCACATACATCGTATTGGGACGTACCTGCACCCACTGGCGGCGGTATTCTAATCGTCGCACAAATGGGCAGAAATAAAGCATGGCGCTTCCTGCGCAGCGTTTCACTTACATAG
- a CDS encoding ATP-grasp domain-containing protein — protein MRKRHILILGDVHSVSAYMDFFENEYSIITSEYEYRSMAAAIKYAVNVAYKLATPDVFDASCFEHRMDEVLAYAAQIVEQFGPLDCVVATHEHTVLPAAIIRTHFQIQGLQANEAYALRDKNKMKQKISEYGLPIPKFAHVEQHHYPQQIDDFLNQFDTIVIKPANQGGSQGVLVTSNKDKVQLHIEQLLQQTNNISLEQYINLPTMHIDGVMCKGDIHFLSVSSYVGSCYNFVHHRTNIGSVIHNDKQLYDRAKQYAEQCLAAFQIESLVFHLELFEQDLDNFIFLEMAGRYVGAGMTKLIDNVFGFDLVKASYDLDCLHPIDRNYSETMLATIKPSGVLLIPSPIKKSIRVKGISGLGELPHNVAASEFAGPGSTILFSNIESFKTLARITITDDTIASIKSTMAQLNDRVQFVYEEVQ, from the coding sequence ATGCGTAAACGACATATTCTTATTTTGGGCGATGTGCATAGTGTAAGTGCTTATATGGATTTTTTCGAAAATGAGTATTCTATCATTACGTCAGAGTACGAGTATCGGTCGATGGCCGCTGCCATCAAGTATGCGGTGAACGTTGCCTATAAATTGGCGACACCGGATGTTTTTGATGCATCATGTTTTGAACATAGAATGGATGAGGTTCTGGCCTACGCCGCGCAAATCGTAGAGCAGTTCGGGCCGCTTGATTGCGTAGTCGCCACACATGAGCATACAGTGCTACCTGCGGCGATCATTCGCACTCATTTTCAAATTCAAGGACTACAAGCTAATGAAGCTTACGCACTTCGAGATAAAAATAAAATGAAGCAAAAAATAAGTGAATACGGCCTGCCTATCCCTAAGTTTGCCCACGTTGAACAACACCATTATCCACAGCAAATTGATGATTTTTTAAACCAATTCGATACGATTGTCATTAAACCTGCAAATCAAGGGGGCAGTCAGGGTGTCCTCGTCACGAGCAATAAAGATAAAGTACAGCTGCATATTGAACAGCTACTTCAACAGACGAACAACATCTCATTGGAGCAATACATCAATCTACCAACGATGCACATTGACGGGGTCATGTGTAAGGGCGACATTCATTTTCTCTCCGTTTCTTCCTATGTGGGCAGCTGCTACAATTTTGTACATCATCGAACGAATATCGGTAGTGTCATTCATAACGATAAACAGCTCTATGACAGAGCGAAGCAGTATGCTGAACAATGTTTGGCTGCATTTCAGATTGAGTCGTTAGTGTTCCATTTGGAGCTGTTTGAGCAAGATTTGGACAACTTTATTTTCCTTGAAATGGCCGGCCGTTACGTTGGTGCGGGTATGACGAAGTTAATTGACAATGTGTTTGGCTTTGATCTCGTGAAAGCAAGCTACGATTTGGATTGTCTGCATCCGATCGATCGAAATTACAGCGAGACGATGTTAGCCACGATTAAACCGTCGGGCGTATTGCTTATACCGTCTCCTATAAAGAAATCTATTCGAGTCAAAGGAATAAGCGGATTAGGCGAATTACCACACAATGTTGCAGCTTCTGAGTTTGCTGGTCCTGGTTCGACAATACTTTTTTCCAACATTGAATCCTTCAAAACACTTGCCCGGATTACGATTACAGACGATACGATAGCTTCTATTAAGAGCACGATGGCACAGCTGAACGACCGCGTACAATTTGTGTACGAAGAAGTACAATGA
- a CDS encoding ABC transporter substrate-binding protein, with amino-acid sequence MNMSWSKIGTTALVLLMAVSLAACGQPKTVDNKAAEQQGQGTGAGTTAGNQEQAKDQQLKTTYPLKIKDSTGKEFTFEKAPERIISVAPSDTEALFAIGLGDKIVGVSDHDDYPAEAAAKPKMGGLEPNVEAIVAAKADIIFAGALGDATIQKYRDLGLNMIKLEAKTYDGIMKNIETYGLITDHQQQAKAVVDKMSKTRADIQAAVTGVKEKKKVFIEFSPGWTVGKGEYMHDMIELAGGMNVAASEEGWIEMSEEKIVKSNPDVILYGEGVEDFKTKQKLKDIIQGRSGWSGINAMKNNQVIGLADDMISRPGPRAAEALHAIAKAIYPELVK; translated from the coding sequence ATGAACATGAGCTGGAGCAAAATAGGAACGACTGCTTTGGTACTTCTTATGGCGGTCAGTTTAGCAGCTTGCGGGCAGCCTAAAACGGTTGACAATAAAGCAGCAGAACAGCAGGGCCAAGGTACTGGTGCTGGAACGACCGCTGGCAATCAGGAGCAAGCTAAGGATCAACAACTAAAGACTACATATCCGTTAAAGATTAAAGATTCAACGGGCAAAGAATTTACATTTGAAAAAGCGCCTGAACGCATCATTTCGGTCGCTCCATCTGATACAGAAGCGTTGTTCGCGATTGGTCTTGGTGACAAAATCGTAGGCGTATCCGATCATGACGATTATCCAGCTGAAGCGGCAGCTAAGCCTAAAATGGGCGGGTTGGAGCCTAATGTGGAGGCGATTGTTGCTGCGAAGGCGGACATCATTTTTGCAGGGGCATTAGGGGATGCAACGATTCAAAAATATCGCGACCTTGGTTTGAACATGATCAAGCTGGAAGCGAAAACATATGACGGCATTATGAAAAATATCGAAACGTACGGCCTCATCACCGATCACCAGCAGCAGGCGAAAGCGGTCGTGGACAAGATGAGCAAGACACGTGCCGACATTCAAGCAGCCGTTACTGGAGTGAAAGAGAAGAAGAAAGTGTTTATTGAGTTCTCCCCAGGATGGACAGTCGGTAAAGGGGAGTATATGCATGATATGATTGAGCTGGCAGGCGGCATGAATGTGGCGGCGAGCGAAGAGGGCTGGATTGAAATGAGCGAGGAAAAAATCGTGAAATCGAATCCAGATGTCATCTTGTATGGTGAAGGTGTAGAGGACTTTAAGACGAAGCAAAAATTAAAAGATATTATACAAGGTCGCAGCGGTTGGAGCGGCATCAATGCGATGAAAAACAATCAGGTGATTGGCTTGGCCGATGATATGATTAGCCGTCCAGGACCACGCGCAGCTGAAGCGCTGCACGCGATAGCGAAGGCCATTT